In Tiliqua scincoides isolate rTilSci1 unplaced genomic scaffold, rTilSci1.hap2 HAP2_SCAFFOLD_96, whole genome shotgun sequence, the following proteins share a genomic window:
- the LOC136636191 gene encoding uncharacterized protein isoform X2: MARTARDRLLGALQDLREQELKRFRMKLSEIPLQEGYANIPRGRLEKADALDLCDLLLGYYTEDYALEVAAEVLEAVDRRGQAEKLREATWLRWRSHRGHVSPALHFIERHQEELIQRTAMVEGVLDMLHNTILNEEEYQKISSKGTSQEKMRELYKLVPTWNSSFKDKLYEALKTKNHFLIADLERKDFVENHQEELIRRVFGMDLILRQLRGILTREQEYEIKDAHQPMRKLYEWMSSWRTGDKDQLQRILRATNRRLIEQLAGGHFLDRHKEDLIEEVTEVPLSDLRTFVLDEKDYQSLVNCATEKLKMEVLFQMEQTWDRKKKDLLYRSLAETNRHVIERLEEEHFIEKHQEELTHRVSRVDSILWRLRIPTFQREDSNEKTMKKLYTLVPTWNRRQKDRLYTVLKKTHGPLIAELEEGHFVERHKKNLIENVTRVNRVATSLIERTIQYSLFADILKRDTDKEKMELLYEVVPGWNGDWKDLLYEALRTTNDLLIKELEERKCSKEGLIPDTLAKDKCYLCRNEQTCPEVQPEVVADANGEMKTYRIHLPKAGTFLCSVTELRFEVKAAVTVEYAFCSWDTHLSEAEKHQWMVAGPLFDIQADPAEEVAAVHLPHFVCLTEGKLVISHLKIAHFVDGGMILEEPSRVSLFHAVLENPTFSPLGTVFNFIYSKFFPIHSVVLLYQAKKKITTLHLYLIPNDSSIIQAIKTEEERQKSSHVWKPPQTEGPLYVGTRYTVSSCPELMITPKELGFFYKSPGQLQSFVEVKLRYRNEVGLSVKKKEDLCLVWDTWLDPEDVLIQEEPCTSGATPEKAESALSSRPKTKLDHLTDILEDLKEEDLKRFKDKLHNFPVKEHFDNIPEGQLQHADPLDVKNLLFQYYSDYAIELTIEVLKAANFKQQADRLSKLAVPTFLRKDIEATDWS; this comes from the exons ATGGCGCGGACGGCGCGGGACCGGCTGCTGGGCGCGCTGCAGGACCTCCGGGAACAGGAGCTGAAGCGCTTCAGGATGAAGCTGAGCGAGATCCCCCTGCAGGAGGGCTACGCGAACATCCCCCGGGGGAGGCTGGAGAAGGCGGACGCCCTGGACCTCTGCGACCTGCTCCTGGGCTACTACACCGAGGACTACGCCCTGGAAGTGGCCGCGGAGGTGCTGGAGGCCGTCGACCGCAGGGGGCAGGCGGAGAAGCTCCGCGAAGCCACCTGGCTGC GTTGGCGGTCTCACCGGGGCCATGTCTCCCCAGCGCTGCATTTTATTGAGCGCCACCAGGAGGAGCTGATCCAGAGGACAGCTATGGTGGAGGGTGTCCTGGATATGCTGCACAACACCATCCTGAATGAAGAAGAGTACCAAAAAATATCCTCAAAGGGAACCAGTCAGGAAAAAATGCGGGAGCTCTACAAGCTAGTGCCAACGTGGAACAGTTCCTTCAAGGACAAGCTGTACGAGGCACTGAAGACCAAAAACCACTTCCTTATTGCTGACCTTGAACGTAAAG ATTTTGTTGAGAATCACCAGGAAGAGTTGATTAGACGTGTCTTTGGGATGGACCTTATTTTAAGACAACTGCGTGGCATATTAACACGTGAACAAGAATACGAAATTAAGGATGCCCATCAGCCAATGCGGAAACTGTATGAATGGATGTCAAGCTGGAGAACAGGCGACAAGGATCAGCTGCAGCGTATCTTGAGGGCAACCAACAGGCGGCTTATTGAACAGCTTGCAG GGGGACATTTTCTGGATCGGCATAAGGAGGATCTGATCGAAGAAGTGACGGAAGTCCCTCTCAGTGATCTTCGTACTTTTGTACTTGATGAGAAAGACTACCAAAGTCTTGTGAACTGTGCCACAGAGAAGCTGAAGATGGAAGTCCTGTTCCAGATGGAGCAAACGTGGGACAGAAAGAAGAAGGACCTGCTGTACCGATCTCTGGCAGAAACCAACAGGCACGTTATCGAAAGGCTTGAGG AGGaacattttattgaaaagcaCCAGGAGGAATTGACACATCGAGTCTCCAGAGTTGACTCAATCTTATGGCGGCTCCGAATTCCAACGTTTCAGAGAGAGGACTCAAACGAGAAGACAATGAAGAAATTGTACACACTGGTGCCAACATGGAACAGGAGACAGAAAGACCGTCTCTACACAGTGCTGAAGAAAACACATGGACCCCTCATTGCAGAACTTGAAG AGGGGCACTTTGTTGAGAGGCACAAGAAGAATTTGATCGAAAATGTCACTAGGGTTAACCGTGTGGCAACATCACTGATTGAAAGAACAATCCAGTATTCTTTGTTTGCTGACATCTTGAAGAGGGACACTGACAAGGAAAAAATGGAACTCCTCTATGAGGTGGTGCCAGGCTGGAATGGAGACTGGAAAGACCTTCTCTACGAGGCCCTGAGAACAACCAATGATCTCCTGATCAAGGAACTTGAGG AAAGGAAATGCAGCAAAGAGGGCTTGATCCCTGACACCCTTGCAAAGGACAAATGCTACTTGTGTAGGAATGAGCAG ACATGTCCAGAAGTACAACCAGAGGTTGTTGCAGATGCTAATGGAGAAATGAAGACATACAG AATCCACCTCCCCAAGGCAGGCACCTTCCTCTGCTCTGTAACTGAACTCAGGTTTGAGGTGAAGGCAGCGGTGACTGTTGAATACGCCTTTTGTTCCTGGGATACCCACTTGAGCGAGGCTGAGAAGCATCAGTGGATGGTGGCTGGTCCATTGTTTGACATCCAGGCAGATCcagcagaggaggtggcagctgttCACCTCCCTCATTTTGTGTGTCTCACAG AAGGAAAGCTGGTCATTTCCCACCTGAAAATTGCTCACTTCGTGGATGGTGGGATGATCCTGGAGGAACCATCACGAGTTAGCTTGTTTCACGCTGTACTAGAAAATCCCACATTTTCTCCTCTGGGCACGGTGTTTAATTTCATCTACAGTAAATTCTTTCCCATTCATTCTGTGGTGCTGCTTTACCAAGCAAAGAAGAAGATCACAACCCTTCATCTCTATCTGATCCCTAATGACTCTTCCATTATACAG GCCATCAAAACtgaggaggaaaggcagaaatCATCACATGTTTGGAAACCCCCTCAAACAGAGGGGCCCCTGTATGTCGGCACTCGCTACACTGTGTCCAGCTGCCCTGAACTCATGATAACCCCAAAA GAGCTTGGCTTTTTCTACAAGAGCCCAGGACAACTACAGTCCTTTGTTGAAGTTAAACTACGATACAGAAATGAAGTGGGCCTCAGTGTGAAAAAAAAGGAAGATCTCTGCTTGGTTTGGGATACTTGGTTGGATCCAG AGGATGTGCTAATTCAGGAAGAGCCTTGCACTTCTGGGGCAACACCTGAAAAAGCAGAATCAG CACTCAGTAGCAGACCAAAGACCAAGCTTGACCACCTGACGGATATCCTGGAGGACTTGAAGGAGGAGGATCTGAAAAGATTCAAGGACAAACTCCATAACTTCCCTGTCAAGGAGCACTTTGACAACATCCCCGAAGGACAGTTACAGCACGCAGATCCCTTGGACGTGAAAAACCTGCTGTTTCAGTACTACTCAGATTATGCCATAGAGTTGACCATTGAGGTGCTGAAAGCTGCCAACTTCAAACAACAGGCAGATAGGCTTAGCAAATTGGCAGTGCCAACCTTTCTTAGAAAGGACATTGAGGCTACTGATTGGTCATAG
- the LOC136636191 gene encoding uncharacterized protein isoform X1, translating into MARTARDRLLGALQDLREQELKRFRMKLSEIPLQEGYANIPRGRLEKADALDLCDLLLGYYTEDYALEVAAEVLEAVDRRGQAEKLREATWLRWRSHRGHVSPALHFIERHQEELIQRTAMVEGVLDMLHNTILNEEEYQKISSKGTSQEKMRELYKLVPTWNSSFKDKLYEALKTKNHFLIADLERKDFVENHQEELIRRVFGMDLILRQLRGILTREQEYEIKDAHQPMRKLYEWMSSWRTGDKDQLQRILRATNRRLIEQLAGGHFLDRHKEDLIEEVTEVPLSDLRTFVLDEKDYQSLVNCATEKLKMEVLFQMEQTWDRKKKDLLYRSLAETNRHVIERLEEEHFIEKHQEELTHRVSRVDSILWRLRIPTFQREDSNEKTMKKLYTLVPTWNRRQKDRLYTVLKKTHGPLIAELEEGHFVERHKKNLIENVTRVNRVATSLIERTIQYSLFADILKRDTDKEKMELLYEVVPGWNGDWKDLLYEALRTTNDLLIKELEERKCSKEGLIPDTLAKDKCYLCRNEQTCPEVQPEVVADANGEMKTYRIHLPKAGTFLCSVTELRFEVKAAVTVEYAFCSWDTHLSEAEKHQWMVAGPLFDIQADPAEEVAAVHLPHFVCLTEGKLVISHLKIAHFVDGGMILEEPSRVSLFHAVLENPTFSPLGTVFNFIYSKFFPIHSVVLLYQAKKKITTLHLYLIPNDSSIIQAIKTEEERQKSSHVWKPPQTEGPLYVGTRYTVSSCPELMITPKELGFFYKSPGQLQSFVEVKLRYRNEVGLSVKKKEDLCLVWDTWLDPEDVLIQEEPCTSGATPEKAESAALSSRPKTKLDHLTDILEDLKEEDLKRFKDKLHNFPVKEHFDNIPEGQLQHADPLDVKNLLFQYYSDYAIELTIEVLKAANFKQQADRLSKLAVPTFLRKDIEATDWS; encoded by the exons ATGGCGCGGACGGCGCGGGACCGGCTGCTGGGCGCGCTGCAGGACCTCCGGGAACAGGAGCTGAAGCGCTTCAGGATGAAGCTGAGCGAGATCCCCCTGCAGGAGGGCTACGCGAACATCCCCCGGGGGAGGCTGGAGAAGGCGGACGCCCTGGACCTCTGCGACCTGCTCCTGGGCTACTACACCGAGGACTACGCCCTGGAAGTGGCCGCGGAGGTGCTGGAGGCCGTCGACCGCAGGGGGCAGGCGGAGAAGCTCCGCGAAGCCACCTGGCTGC GTTGGCGGTCTCACCGGGGCCATGTCTCCCCAGCGCTGCATTTTATTGAGCGCCACCAGGAGGAGCTGATCCAGAGGACAGCTATGGTGGAGGGTGTCCTGGATATGCTGCACAACACCATCCTGAATGAAGAAGAGTACCAAAAAATATCCTCAAAGGGAACCAGTCAGGAAAAAATGCGGGAGCTCTACAAGCTAGTGCCAACGTGGAACAGTTCCTTCAAGGACAAGCTGTACGAGGCACTGAAGACCAAAAACCACTTCCTTATTGCTGACCTTGAACGTAAAG ATTTTGTTGAGAATCACCAGGAAGAGTTGATTAGACGTGTCTTTGGGATGGACCTTATTTTAAGACAACTGCGTGGCATATTAACACGTGAACAAGAATACGAAATTAAGGATGCCCATCAGCCAATGCGGAAACTGTATGAATGGATGTCAAGCTGGAGAACAGGCGACAAGGATCAGCTGCAGCGTATCTTGAGGGCAACCAACAGGCGGCTTATTGAACAGCTTGCAG GGGGACATTTTCTGGATCGGCATAAGGAGGATCTGATCGAAGAAGTGACGGAAGTCCCTCTCAGTGATCTTCGTACTTTTGTACTTGATGAGAAAGACTACCAAAGTCTTGTGAACTGTGCCACAGAGAAGCTGAAGATGGAAGTCCTGTTCCAGATGGAGCAAACGTGGGACAGAAAGAAGAAGGACCTGCTGTACCGATCTCTGGCAGAAACCAACAGGCACGTTATCGAAAGGCTTGAGG AGGaacattttattgaaaagcaCCAGGAGGAATTGACACATCGAGTCTCCAGAGTTGACTCAATCTTATGGCGGCTCCGAATTCCAACGTTTCAGAGAGAGGACTCAAACGAGAAGACAATGAAGAAATTGTACACACTGGTGCCAACATGGAACAGGAGACAGAAAGACCGTCTCTACACAGTGCTGAAGAAAACACATGGACCCCTCATTGCAGAACTTGAAG AGGGGCACTTTGTTGAGAGGCACAAGAAGAATTTGATCGAAAATGTCACTAGGGTTAACCGTGTGGCAACATCACTGATTGAAAGAACAATCCAGTATTCTTTGTTTGCTGACATCTTGAAGAGGGACACTGACAAGGAAAAAATGGAACTCCTCTATGAGGTGGTGCCAGGCTGGAATGGAGACTGGAAAGACCTTCTCTACGAGGCCCTGAGAACAACCAATGATCTCCTGATCAAGGAACTTGAGG AAAGGAAATGCAGCAAAGAGGGCTTGATCCCTGACACCCTTGCAAAGGACAAATGCTACTTGTGTAGGAATGAGCAG ACATGTCCAGAAGTACAACCAGAGGTTGTTGCAGATGCTAATGGAGAAATGAAGACATACAG AATCCACCTCCCCAAGGCAGGCACCTTCCTCTGCTCTGTAACTGAACTCAGGTTTGAGGTGAAGGCAGCGGTGACTGTTGAATACGCCTTTTGTTCCTGGGATACCCACTTGAGCGAGGCTGAGAAGCATCAGTGGATGGTGGCTGGTCCATTGTTTGACATCCAGGCAGATCcagcagaggaggtggcagctgttCACCTCCCTCATTTTGTGTGTCTCACAG AAGGAAAGCTGGTCATTTCCCACCTGAAAATTGCTCACTTCGTGGATGGTGGGATGATCCTGGAGGAACCATCACGAGTTAGCTTGTTTCACGCTGTACTAGAAAATCCCACATTTTCTCCTCTGGGCACGGTGTTTAATTTCATCTACAGTAAATTCTTTCCCATTCATTCTGTGGTGCTGCTTTACCAAGCAAAGAAGAAGATCACAACCCTTCATCTCTATCTGATCCCTAATGACTCTTCCATTATACAG GCCATCAAAACtgaggaggaaaggcagaaatCATCACATGTTTGGAAACCCCCTCAAACAGAGGGGCCCCTGTATGTCGGCACTCGCTACACTGTGTCCAGCTGCCCTGAACTCATGATAACCCCAAAA GAGCTTGGCTTTTTCTACAAGAGCCCAGGACAACTACAGTCCTTTGTTGAAGTTAAACTACGATACAGAAATGAAGTGGGCCTCAGTGTGAAAAAAAAGGAAGATCTCTGCTTGGTTTGGGATACTTGGTTGGATCCAG AGGATGTGCTAATTCAGGAAGAGCCTTGCACTTCTGGGGCAACACCTGAAAAAGCAGAATCAG CAGCACTCAGTAGCAGACCAAAGACCAAGCTTGACCACCTGACGGATATCCTGGAGGACTTGAAGGAGGAGGATCTGAAAAGATTCAAGGACAAACTCCATAACTTCCCTGTCAAGGAGCACTTTGACAACATCCCCGAAGGACAGTTACAGCACGCAGATCCCTTGGACGTGAAAAACCTGCTGTTTCAGTACTACTCAGATTATGCCATAGAGTTGACCATTGAGGTGCTGAAAGCTGCCAACTTCAAACAACAGGCAGATAGGCTTAGCAAATTGGCAGTGCCAACCTTTCTTAGAAAGGACATTGAGGCTACTGATTGGTCATAG